From Bradysia coprophila strain Holo2 unplaced genomic scaffold, BU_Bcop_v1 contig_324, whole genome shotgun sequence, the proteins below share one genomic window:
- the LOC119079539 gene encoding putative ferric-chelate reductase 1 has protein sequence MILKLLIFSICLQIALCFPDGAPTQACEDMTPVHGLNQPRPEEMPVDVLLERNVIRAGELISVSLRARNDTMFGPLQFRGFIIQAKITGAGSIPGRNVGTFELTDGARHVVCPTLGVNSVATHTSNSEKGYIRLLWRAPVNIFEPTITVNFYYSIVWMVPMFWTNAVSSPLIIENPILMENP, from the coding sequence ATGATTTTAaagcttttaattttttcgatttgcCTGCAAATCGCCCTATGCTTTCCGGATGGTGCCCCAACCCAAGCCTGTGAAGATATGACACCGGTTCATGGCCTAAATCAACCTCGTCCGGAGGAAATGCCAGTGGATGTGCTGCTGGAGAGAAATGTCATTCGTGCCGGTGAACTTATATCTGTATCACTTCGAGCAAGGAATGACACAATGTTCGGACCGCTTCAATTCAGAGGATTTATAATTCAAGCTAAAATTACCGGAGCTGGGTCTATACCTGGTCGAAATGTTGGTACTTTTGAATTGACTGACGGCGCCAGACATGTAGTATGTCCGACATTAGGGGTGAATTCGGTCGCAACGCATACGTCAAACAGTGAAAAGGGATACATTCGGTTGCTATGGAGAGCACCAGTCAATATATTTGAACCTACCATTACAGTCAACTTTTATTACTCAATCGTTTGGATGGTCCCGATGTTCTGGACCAATGCCGTTTCCAGTCCTCTTATCATTGAAAATCCGATCCTTATGGAAAATCCATAG
- the LOC119079476 gene encoding sodium-independent sulfate anion transporter-like, with product MSVININSSSKDLIEKDDQDHNSYKEEWPDIKGAFSRQMQTLCTTKTVIDRFPIIALARNYKLSYLYDDIVAGISVGLTAIPQSIAYAAIAGIDTKYGLNASVVACFLLTIFGSGVELCIGPTAIMSLMIQKYVAEIPEFAVFIAFILGIIVLVLVALNLAFLTQFISIPVIAGFTTAAAVTIACGQVKPLFGMPGRSSEFIETIEDFIHDINTIKLWDSVLGVALIIFILVLWKLKDVKGRFAPLCKYISLGRNALAVLIGTLFAFFLTTEDTDPPFALTGRVDTGLPQIAVPPFSVVKNENETLNFFDMLESVGPGFITITLIGVIEVVAVSKAFANGRYVNVNQELIALGLLNIFGSFLQAMPVTGLFSRTAINKASGCRTTLSSAITGVMVLIAVTFLTEAFRFIPKAALAAVLIAAMILMVEFKEAYHIWKTKRVDVIPFVVTLVVCLTFSLEYGILIGVGVNLMFIIYASSRPQVRVNELIIDGKVVLHVEPDRSLPFSAAEYLKLKITKKTIDSPDINIVVLDGRYVKTIDVTLAENLQTCRKDLNINKKSLVFWNWGRQPTNLAWRLDNKFGKCFYQSETIEDLIAMISAENDKVK from the exons ATGAGTGTGATCAATATAAACTCATCGTCGAAAGACCTAATTGAAAAAG ATGACCAGGACCACAATTCGTACAAAGAGGAATGGCCAGATATCAAAGGAGCTTTCTCTCGGCAAATGCAAACACTTTGCACAACAAAAACTGTTATCGATCGCTTTCCGATTATTGCATTAGCACGAAATTACAAATTGAGTTACTTATATGATGATATTGTAGCTGGGATCAGTGTTGGTCTGACAGCCATTCCACAGAGTATTGCATATGCTGCCATTGCTGGGATCGATACTAAA TACGGTCTGAACGCTTCCGTTGTGGCCTGCTTTTTGCTAACGATATTTGGATCTGGTGTCGAGTTGTGTATTG GACCCACAGCAATTATGTCGTTAATGATCCAAAAGTATGTAGCTGAAATTCCCGAGTTCGCAGTGTTCATAGCTTTTATTCTGGGAATTATCGTCCTAGTTTTAGTAGCTTTGAATCTAGCATTTCTAACACAATTTATATCTATACCAGTTATAGCAGGCTTTACGACTGCCG CTGCCGTAACGATTGCGTGCGGTCAGGTGAAGCCTCTGTTCGGAATGCCAG GTAGATCTTcagaatttattgaaacaattGAAGATTTCATACATGATATCAACACCATTAAGTTGTGGGACTCTGTTCTCGGCGTGGCTTTGATTATCTTTATACTGGTACTATGG AAATTGAAAGATGTCAAGGGCAGATTCGCTCCACTATGCAAGTACATATCATTAGGACGAAATGCCTTGGCTGTCCTTATCGGAACATTATTCGCCTTTTTCTTAACAACCGAAGATACAGACCCTCCGTTCGCCCTTACCGGAAGGGTCGACACAGGACTGCCGCAAATTGCAGTACCTCCATTCAGTgttgtaaaaaatgaaaacgaaacgCTGAACTTCTTTGATATGCTGGAAAGTGTGGGACCAGGTTTCATTACTATTACATTGATCGGTGTTATAGAAGTCGTCGCTGTGTCGAAAGCattcg CTAACGGACGTTATGTAAACGTAAACCAAGAGCTAATCGCCCTGGGATTGCTGAACATCTTTGGATCATTTCTCCAAGCAATGCCAGTTACTGGATTGTTTTCACGTACTGCTATTAATAAAGCCAGTGGTTGTCGTACGACCCTTAGCAGTGCCATAACAGGAGTGATGGTTCTTATCGCAGTGACGTTCCTCACTGAAGCATTTAGATTTATTCCGAAAGCAGCTCTAGCGGCTGTACTAATTGCAGCAATGATCCTGATGGTAGAGTTTAAAGAAGCTTATCATATCTGGAAAACCAAAC GGGTTGATGTGATACCATTCGTTGTGACCCTTGTCGTTTGTCTAACGTTCAGTCTGGAATATGGTATTTTGATCGGAGTTGGAGTGAATTTAATGTTCATCATTTATGCGTCTTCACGGCCACAAGTACGAGTTAACGAATTGATCATTGATGGTAAGGTAGTGTTGCATGTCGAGCCGGATCGAAGTCTACCATTTTCGGCTGCTGAATATTTGAAACTGAAGATCACGAAGAAAACGATTGATTCACCTGATATTAACATTGTGGTTTTGGATGGAAGATACGTGAAGACAATCGATGTCACCTTAGCAGAG AACTTGCAAACGTGCCGTAAAGACttaaatattaacaaaaaatcgttagTGTTCTGGAACTGGGGAAGACAGCCAACAAATCTTGCATGGCGATTGGAtaataaatttggaaaatgtttttaccaaagtgaaacGATTGAAGATTTAATTGCAATGATTTCGGCTGAAAACGAtaaagtgaaataa
- the LOC119079548 gene encoding partner of bursicon, with the protein MKLLKVLVTLALVLLTEICVVHSQQRGDEICETLPSQIHLIKEEYDELGRLQRTCNGEVQVNKCEGLCNSQVQPSVITPTGFLKECYCCRETFLRERLVTLTHCYDPDGARLTGADVATMDIRLREPAECRCFKCGDFSR; encoded by the exons atgaaattgttaaaagttttggTGACCCTAGCCTTGGTTCTGCTAACAGAAATATGTGTGGTGCATTCACAGCAGCGCGgtgacgaaatttgtgaaacattACCAtctcaaattcatttaattaaag AGGAATACGACGAATTGGGTCGACTGCAGCGAACATGTAATGGAGAAGTGCaagtgaataaatgtgaaggATTGTGTAATAGTCAAGTTCAGCCATCAGTTATCACACCGACAGGATTCTTAAAG GAATGCTACTGCTGTCGAGAAACATTCCTACGCGAACGTTTAGTAACTTTGACACACTGTTATGATCCAGATGGTGCACGTCTTACCGGTGCTGATGTTGCAACAATGGATATCCGACTAAGAGAACCAGCCGAATGCCGATGCTTCAAATGTGGCGACTTTTCacgataa
- the LOC119079547 gene encoding bursicon, with protein MLKTILFVLACACASKPESMTVGANANSNDLSGSNECQVTPVIHVLQYPGCVPKPIPSFACIGRCASYLQVSGSKIWQMERSCMCCQESGEREAAVSLFCPKAKPGERKFRKVSTKAPLECMCRPCSGVEESAIIPQEIAGYADEGPLTNHFRKLQ; from the exons atgttgaaaactaTTTTGTTCGTATTAGCATGTGCTTGTGCATCAAAACCGGAATCGATGACTGTGGGTGCGAACGCTAACAGCAATG ATTTGAGTGGTAGTAATGAGTGTCAAGTAACGCCAGTCATACATGTTCTTCAATATCCTGGATGTGTACCGAAACCAATACCAAGCTTTGCATGTATAGGTCGATGTGCCAGTTATTTACAG GTTTCTGGTAGTAAAATATGGCAAATGGAGCGATCGTGCATGTGCTGTCAAGAATCTGGTGAACGAGAAGCAGCTGTTTCTCTGTTCTGTCCGAAAGCGAAACCGGGTGAAAGAAAATTCCGAaag GTCTCCACAAAAGCTCCGTTGGAATGCATGTGTCGACCATGCTCTGGTGTTGAGGAAAGTGCTATAATACCGCAAGAAATCGCTGGCTACGCAGATGAAGGTCCACTGACGAATCATTTTCGGAAACTTCAGTAG